The genome window CAGACAGTATTTCTCACTACCCCCTTTGAGGCTCATTGGCGCCGTGCCGCTGGTTTTGCAGTCAACGACCTCGAAAATCCCCAGAGAGACAGGCTTCACGTTGGCCGGATGGCGCGATGGACAGCCGGTCAGAAGTGCCAGGCCCACCAACATGCAAAGCAACAGGCGATTCCGCATGGCTATGGATTCTATTCGTCCGCCGTTCCAGAAACAAAGCAAATGTCGCATAGCTCCAAGCCCTCAGTTCCAGGCTCCAAGGAGAAGCAGCCATCAAAAACCGCGTCTGACTGTTTGACTGGCACCAATCTGATATCAAAACCTTGCTTCCTTGGAAACTACCGGCCATCATGGGCATAGAAGTGTGTTTAACAGCATTTGAGAATGCGGGGGCTTTTATAGCCCCAGGTGAGCGCGAAGCGAGCGCCGGATTGCGCGAGCGTAGCGCGAGGGCATAGCAGCCTGGGTTTGGCTGCGGAGCCCTTAGAAAAAAGCTCTTTGAAAATTTGTGCGCTTCGGCCTTCTGAGAACAGATGACTGGGGTACCACCAGCAAGTCCCCAACCGCAGATCGCTTTTCGCCAGCAATGACGCGGGTCAGACGCGGTTTTGGGGCTCAAAAACACTTGCTAGCAAGTGGGTGCCATCCGCGGTACGGTACAGACCAGAAAGTGTCCGGGATGTGCCCGGCGAGGGCCTCTTGGCCTCGGATAATATATCCTTTTGCATCTATAGCCGTCTTAGAGACTGATACATGATCCGACTGTCTGGTTTTTCGTCAAAGCTTGCCTTCCTCGTTGCTGCCGTCGCCCTGTGGGCGGCATCGGCACATGCCCAGCAATATTCGGAAAAAATGTTCCGCGAGATGCGCTGGCGGATGGTCGGCCCTTTTCGTGGCGGACGCACGCGGGCCGCTGCGGGCGTGCCTACCCAGCCCAATGTGTTCTACATTGGCGCAGTCAACGGCGGGGTTTGGAAATCGAATGACTACGGGCGCACGTGGACGCCGATCTTTGACGCGGAGCCGACGCAATCCATCGGAGACATCGCCGTCGCTCCCTCAGACCCAAATATCGTCTACGTAGGCAGCGGAGAGGGCCTGCAGCGGCCTGATCTTTCCGTCGGCGACGGGATCTACCGATCAGCGGACGCGGGCAAGACCTGGACCCACCTTGGTCTTCGCGACGGGCAACAAATCCCGGCGCTGGCGGTTGATCCGCGAAACCCCAACCGGCTGTTTGCGGCGGTGCTAGGGCATCCCTACGGCGCGAGTACCGAGCGCGGAATCTTTCTTTCTGAAGATGGCGGCGCGTCCTGGAAGAAGGTGCTCTATAAGGATGAAAACACCGGCGGCGCCGATGTGCAGATTGATCCGGTGAATCCGCAGATCGTCTACGCGTCACTCTGGCAGGGGCGCCAGGGACCTTGGGAGGACAACAACGATTACAGCGGCCCCAGCGGCGGTCTGTTCAAATCAACGGACGGAGGCAGTACCTGGCGTCAATTGACCAGTGGCTTGCCCAACGACCTCGTGCAGGTTCATATTGCCATTGCTGCAAGCCAGCCCAATCGTCTGTACGCTGCTTTTTCTACAACCCAGAAGAGCACATATGGCTCGGGCAAAGGGCTTGGGTTTTACCGCTCCGATGACGGCGGAGAAACCTGGCACAACGCAACCGAAGATGAGCGCCCGGCGATGAAGATCGGCGGCGGCGATCTGCCGATGGTCAAGGTGGATCCGAAGAACCCGGATGTCGTCTACAGCACCAGCATCGTGACCGTGCGTTCGAACGATGGCGGCAAGACATGGACGAGCATTCGCGGAGCGCCCGGCGGAGATGATTATCAGAATCTCTGGATCAATCCCAATGACCCCAGAATCATTTTGCTGGTGAGCGATCAAGGCGCCATCATAACCGTGAATGGCGGAGAAACCTGGAGCTCCTGGTACAACCAACCCACGGGGCAGATGTACCACGTGGCGGTGACGGAGACTTACCCCTACCGCATTTGCGGCGGCCAGCAGGAGAGCGGATCCGTCTGCATTTCCAGCCGCGGTAATGATGGGGCCATCACCTTCCGCGATTGGCATCCCGCGGGCGTGATCGAGTACGGATATGCAGCTCCCGATCCGTTGAACCCAGACATCATTTATGGAGCCGGCAGGAATCAGGTCTCTAAAATGTCCTGGAGCACGGGCGACGTGCAGAACGTCACTCCTATTCCTATTCGGGGAAAGCTATATCGTGTGGAGCGGACGGAACCGATCACGTTCTCTCCCGTAGATCCTCACGTGCTGTATTACGCTGCCAATTTTCTCTTCAAAACAACCGACGGTGGCACAAATTGGCAGACGATCAGTCCAGATCTCAGCCGAGAGGCACCAGGAGTTCCGGCCAGCCTGGGGGCGCTCACTGCAAAAGACCCCGATGCGGCAAAAAAGCGAGGCGCGATCTATTCGCTGGCTCCGTCTTTCAAAACGCTCGACACGATCTGGGCCGGAACCGACGACGGGCTCCTCTGGTTGACGCGTGATGGCGGGAAAAACTGGCACGACATCACTCCCAAGGACCTGGTCCCGTGGAGCAAGGTCACACAGATTTCGGCATCGCATTTCGATGATGTAACCGCCTATGTTTCCGTCAGCCGCTTCAGGATTGACGATCTTCATCCTTATATTTACCGGACGCACGACAGTGGCGGGAACTGGCAACTGATCACGGCCGGACTGCCGGAAAATGCTCCGGTTGACACCGTACGGGAAGACCCGGTGCGCAAAGGATTGTTATTTGCCGGAACCGAAACTAGTGTTTGGGTCTCATTCGACGACGGCGACCATTGGCAGGCGTTACAACTGAATTTGCCTCACACCGCGATGCGCGACCTGTGGATCCATGAGAATGACCTGATCGTGGCTACACACGGCCGCTCCTTCTGGGTGTTGGACAACATCGCGTCGCTGCGGCAAATGAACGACGCCGCTTCGCCAGCCGTGCGTCTCTTTCAACCCGCGCCCGCGATTCGGGTGCAAAGAAATACCAATACCGATACGCCGCTCCCACCGGATGAACCCATGGGCGAAAATCCGCCAACCGGCGCGGTGATTGATTATTACCTGGCGAAGCCGGCCTCAGGGCCGGTGCAGCTTGAGGTCCTCGATGCCGGCGGAAAGCTTGTAAGGCTCTACTCCAGCGACGACGCTCCGGAACGAACTGCGGCGGAGGTGGAAAAAGAGATGATCCCGGCATATTGGCTGCGGCCACACGTTTCTCTATCGAGTGCGGAAGGAATGCATCGCTGGGTCTGGGATTTGAATTACGCTCCGCCACTTGCGACCGAGCATGAATATCCGATCTCAGCGACCCCGCATAACACTCCGCGATTTCCGCTGGGGCCGACCGTTGTTCCGGGAGAATACTCGGTCCGGCTCACGGTGGATGGCAAGAGCATGACTTCGCTTTTGACGGTCAAGATGGACCCGCGAGTCAAAGTCTCAACAGAAGAACTCCAGCAGCAGTTTCAACTGGCGACCGAGCTTTCGGCGATGCTGTCTGCAAGTTCAGAAGCGGTTCAGCAGGCGAAGTCCTTGCGTGCGCAGCTCAAGACTCTTTCCGCGCAAGCCACCGGAAACCTTAAAGAGGCAATCTCACAATTAGACGCAAAGCTGCAACAACTTGCCGATGGTCCTGACAAGCCACCGGCAGGCGCCGCTCCTCCGCCTGCGCTGGGCAGCATCAATGACGATACCGCGACGCTGTACGGGTTAGTCAACGGCGCCGATGCGGCGCCGACTCCTGCGATGGTTACGGCGACTCGGAAGATAGCTGGCGACTTCACTCCCCTGATGAAAACCTGGGACGCCGTCAAAGCAACGGATATCGTCGCGCTGAACCGTCAATTGAGTGAAGCCAAGCTCAAGACACTCGATCTTAAAACTGATTCCTCAAGGTAGAATCAAGTTTTGCAAAGTTCAAGGAGGCTTGATGAAGACCTTTTCCGCTGTATTGTTGTTGCTCCTCTTGGGCGTATTGCCTGCACAGACCCTCTGGTCGCAGGCCGCTGCTCCGGCGCCCGCGGCGCAGGCATCCGGCACTGCTAATGATCAATCGAAGATCGACCCGGCCAAAGAAGCCGACATTCGCCGGCTTCTGGAGATCGTAGGAGTCAAAACGCTCGCGGCACAAATGATGAACCAAATGATGGAGAGTATGAGACCTGTGCTTTCCAATTCTCTTCCAGCGGGCGACTACCGGGACAAGTTGATTGATCTTTTCCTGGCAAAATTCCGCTCCAAAACAGATACGCAGGAACTGGTGGATCTGGCGGTGCCGATTTACGACAAGCATCTTTCCCATGAAGAAATCAAAGGCTTGATCCAGTTCTACCAAAGTCCTCTCGGCAAGAAAGCGCTTACCGAGCTTCCCCAAATGACGTCAGAGCTGCAGACCGAGGGCAGGAAATGGGGACAGACCCTGGGACACGACTCGATGCAAGAAGTTCTCGCCGAGCATCCTGATCTGGCGGCGGCACTGGAGTCGGCGGGAAAATCTGCCCAGCACTAGCTTGAACACAGAGG of Terriglobales bacterium contains these proteins:
- a CDS encoding DUF2059 domain-containing protein, whose protein sequence is MKTFSAVLLLLLLGVLPAQTLWSQAAAPAPAAQASGTANDQSKIDPAKEADIRRLLEIVGVKTLAAQMMNQMMESMRPVLSNSLPAGDYRDKLIDLFLAKFRSKTDTQELVDLAVPIYDKHLSHEEIKGLIQFYQSPLGKKALTELPQMTSELQTEGRKWGQTLGHDSMQEVLAEHPDLAAALESAGKSAQH